The nucleotide window AGTGCCTTTCTTAGTAATAATTAGATTGTGCTGTGTTACATGTAAACAGGATTAGGAATGGAATATTCTATCAACAATGCATGTAAACATAATCGCAATAAAGTCTTATTCTGAATAATGTAAATAGTTGCATTATTGTTGTGCCTGTAAATATAGTCGTTGAACTGAGCCTTCATATAGTCAATAGCTTTAATAGCTCTTTAATGAACAATAGCTCTTTAAACAATGTTTGTTTCAAGACTGTACACCATGCCTCTCAAAATGTGAAACTCATAGAAAATAAAATGGAGGCTGAAAATATGACTCTTGCTCTCACCTCTTGTTTTAGTTTTTGCAGGTTCTTATTATTAGTTGTCCTTCAAAGCTGGTTTGTAAAAGAATGTAACATAATGTTCAGCATGTAGACACAATGAGCACCAGGTGATGAAATTACATTATTATAAAGAACATGGATTTAGAAAAAGACATGAGTCCCCTCCCTCTGGAGTGATTGGatatgacacacgcacacacactaccatacacacacaaacacacacatgcgcacacacacccccacgtgcgcgcacacatacacatccacccacacgcacatccacccacacacacacacacacccacacacccacacacacacacacacacacacacacacacacacacacacacacatacacacacacacacacacacacacacacacacacacacactcacacacacacacactcacataattTTGCTTACCAACACGCAAAAGGAGTCTATGGAAATGATCCATGAGCAGTCTTTGTTGTCAGGTCACGCACTTCCTTAAGGCTAATCTGTAGAATAAAATGTGAATCGAAACAgcaattttttttaatgaaatacaAAATGAGTGTCACTGCTAAACCTTTGCCCACATATACACTTTGACAGAGTGAATGTGACGTCCGCCACACAAGCAGCGCGGTGAGGGTAGCTGACACATACACGTAAGACCAGTGGAGATGCAGTTAAGGCCAAAGGTTGTGGCAATGATGCAAACCTTTTATTCACAAACACAGGGAAATTAAGGATTTTTAGTCACTCAATTTCATTCAGCTTTTATAATTCAGTCAGAATAGTAGTgattatacactatattgccaaaagtattgggtcacctgccttgacccccaacttcagtcacatcctattcttaatccatagggtttaatatgacgtcggtccactctttatagctataacagcttcaattaactttatggaccttgttttgtgcacaggtgcacagtcatgttggaacaggaagtggccatctccaaactgttcccacaaagttgggagcatggaattgtccaaaatatcttagttaatgctgaagcattcagagtttctTTAACTGGAACTAAAGGACCGAGCCCagcttggggatggccccttcctgttccaacatgactgtgcaccagtgcacagagtttggtgtggatgaacttgactggcctgcacagagtcctgatctcaacccaatagaacacctttgggatgaattagagcagagacctTCCAGCCTTCCAGATTTGAAGCTGTtttagctgcaaagggtggaccaacgtcatatataaaccctatggattaaaaatgggatgtcacttaagttcatatgcgagtcaaggcaagtgacccaaaaTGTTTGGCATTATAGTATATTGcattcatacagacacacagacacagacacagacacagacacagacacagacagacacacacacacacacacacacacacacacacacacacacacacacacacacacacacacacacacacacaaatacaccaactGTGCCGATAATAATGGCCTATTGTGATACAGGCGTCCGAATCATGCAAAACTCTTTTGTCCAGAGACAGAGCAGGCATTTTTTTATGCTCAATGTCCTTAGCTGTCCTTGACATTTACACAAGATATTTGTTTAATGGGTTCATGTAAATCCTGTCGCCAGTCTTTGATATCAGGAGTAGGAAGAATGTTAATTGGCactacaaaacaacaacacaaaatgtgTCATTGTGCCACGTGCCAAAACATTTGGCTATGACTGTACACCTGGTGGCAGTGTTCTGTTAACCATAAGAATTGTACTTTCAAAAGTGCCCAGCAGAGGTCCACATTGTTTTGGCCTCATGAACAACTTCCCAAGTAGGTTTTGATACAGGTAATTATGCAAAATGTATACACATTTCAGTTGCACACCTTGACTGGAGGGCCATTGATGAAGCAGATATAGGACTTAATGcaaaccttaaagggatattccgccatttttggaaataagctaattttccacctcccctcgagcaaaacaattgatatttacctttttctcgttcatccagccattctgtgagtctggtggtacaacttttagcttcagcctagcatagatcattgaaacggattagaccagtagcatctcgcctgctagcatcatgtttaaaagtgactaagatttcaggtaattttctcatttaaaacgtctcttctcaagttagaaagtgcaataagaccaactgaaaatgagacCTGCCgtttttttctaggctgatttgacatggaactacactctcatctggcgtaataatcaaggcaacttgcaaacgtaccatgggcgccatgatatcacgcagcatctgaaaatagtccccatagacaacaagcagtagtagtgccagtagtttgcaagttgccttgattatttcgccagatgagagtgtagttccatgtcagaTAAGCACAATATTTTAGGTAGGGCCTAACACAGCATGCATAAGATAGATTCATGTGAATTCATTCTAATGCCAAACAGTGACAGAGACAGGGAAGAGGTGAATGAAACTACAGACCACCCACTATGACTCTTGCTGCACAACATAGGCCTACCTGATATGTTAAAATTAAAACCCATATTGTGTAATTATGAAATAATATGAATGTGACCTGTTATACCAGTTATGGTGGTGTGGCCTGCTCACACCATACATTTTACGCTTttctatgttattgttgagtgttatacttgagtgcaaagatcggagtcaaattccttttttgttacgcaaacctggcaaataaagctgattctgattctgatataTTCTACAGTCAACGGCACACGCTGGTCGGGCAGTGAGAGATTGGTTTGGCTCTACAGCGCTGACTGGTATAGAGGACAGATGGACGGGGGGATATTAACATGCTTCATACCGAGATAGGTTCAACTTGAGAGATagtgggtgggggaggtgggtaggggggccgtcacacacacacacacacacacacacacacacatgcacagtgtcATTTCTACAATGTGGGAGGGTAGGAGTGGAGAGGTAGAcatgtggagagaaggaggggtgggggagtggggtTGTCTCCAACAGCGATAGGGCTTTGGGACGGaagacctctctctgtctgggagtgtgtgtgtgtgtgtgtgtgtgtgtggggggggggggggggggggggtgtagctgGGACCCTCTGGTCTGGGggagtctggaaactaacagacagacactgtTCATCCTAAAAGAAAATGATGGCATCCCGTAGCTTACAGTATACGACAGacggatagatggatggatagacagatagacagacagatacatagatagatagatagatagatagatagatagataaacagacaAGTAAGCACACATGCAGGTCCTGACAAACATAATGATGATCTAGCTTCCTGAATTCCAAACGGGAACActataaaaacaataaaataataactaatatttgcaaatgatgatatatttgtttattacatgtatgtatttattattaaaaaGATGTATGAACAATAATAAGATAAAACAGAGCCTTTCTTGAATGTCCGACCTCCATCACACAGGCTTCAGGAATTGTTATTGCATAGACAACACTGATTCTGGGTTGTTTAATATAACTATGTTtgagctgatggaggagagacaACATCAAGGCAGAAAGAAATGTGTCTGGCTGCATGGCATGctatattatgtatatgaatcTGGCTAAACTTGCTTGCCCATCGAGAGCCTTGTCTGTCTCCAAAAGGAAAGAACTCAAATTGAGAGCTGTGCCTCCCCCCTCCTTTCCCGCTCCAGGCTCCAGTGCTGCTCCCCGGCTTATTCTGCCCCTAAGTTGATTAGCTGTTATAATTCTGGTGAGATCTTCATTTCCCCTCTGTGTGTAGCTACAAAGCTAAAAGCTTTTAAATTTATCAGTGACAGACACGTGGGGCTACAAATAGCTTATTTTGTCGTTGGAAacggcaaagtgtgtgtgtgagttttttttctgtgtgtctgtctctctctctctctctctccctctcattctctcagcaGCTCCCAAAGGGATCATATTTCAGAGCACTGCTTCCTGgcttcccccctcccccggcTCTCTCTCCACTGGCCCACTTTATTGACTTTCAGCTAAAAGCTTTTTGTTGGAGTTCGGGAGAGCGTGGGGGAGGGGCGAGCGACTGGCTCAGCCACtcggagagcgggggaggaccCGGTCAGCCCGTTGCCCGGGCAACCTGACATCAGAGTGACGGCACTTCCCGTTTTAAAATCTTTTAGACCGGATCCATCCAGTTGCATGCCCCATTTTGAGGCCTCTTaactgagagctcagagagtAGAGGCTGAGATCtctctgttactctctctctttctctgatgcatgcacacacacacacatacacatagatatTTCTGTTCCTTTGCAGCAGATTAGATGCAGTGGAAAAGGCTTTCCATAGTAAAGTGCACTTCAGTGTAAAAAGCCACTTTTTTATGtttaaagagagagtgagagagaaacagggagagagagagagagagagagagagagttacaacTAGCAAGTGAGCAGTGTAGCTCTCTTAGGTCACAAAATGGCCTCTGACGACGGCGTGAGCTACATCGTGCCCGGATTTGCCGAGAAGCACCGGCGGGCCAGGAACTGGACCGACTCGGAGATGAAGGCCCTGATCTACGTCTGGGAGGAGTTCTACGGCGCCCTCAAGGGTTCCAAGAGGAACGCCAAGATCTACGAGAAGATGGGCAACCGGCTCTACGAGATCACAGGGGAACACAGGCACCGCGAGGAGATCAAGATGAAGATCACCAACATGTCTTTCCAGTACAGGTAAGGACAAAGAGCACGGAGTCAGCTCTACCTGCAGAGGGCCATGTGGAGTATGCTGACTGCATTTTGGACTGTAAGGGGTCTGTCCATAAGCATCAAgccacatgtctgtgtgttcttttgtcaaatgttgttgttattctaaTTACTTCTAGGTCTCCTATTGCACACGCTTAAATGTTGTTCCTTATTTTTAAGTCAcattggataaaagtgtcaaatAAAATTCATGAAATGCCCTGAGGATGGTGGTTTGACCGAAAGCAAGGCTGGCTATTAAAGCTTGCATAAATTACTGAAGACGTGTGCAGACaatttattttgagaagattctcagtttttgtttgtctggttTGTCTTAGACCGCACTCTTCATCGTGAGTGCAGTCTATCTCCtccaaaatgtaatgtaaatgtaaaataaatgtaaaataaatgtaaaataaatgtaaaatgatGCCAATGCTAATTGTCGCGCAGGAAACTGAAGCACACGACCAACGGCGAAGGCTCGTCAGACTGGCCCTACTACAAGATGATCGAGAGGATCTTAACAAAACCCCCTGCCAGTGGGAAAGCCGAACCGCTAGACCCCCAGCAGGCTGGACCGTCCACTGAGGACCCAGAGGTGTCCGGACCTGTGCCGGGAGCCTCACCTGTGCACGGTTTCATCCCCGAGTACACAGGCTCTTCCGACGAGAAGGACCTCGTCGACGACGACGAGCTGTCTGACAGCTCTGTGAGCTTGCACTCAGCGGATTCCAGGTAAGCGAGGCATCCCAGCGGATGGCATGTTCTTATTAACCTGTGAATCTTCCAGTGCCAAAAGTTTATTCTTAAGTAGTGAATCACCCAATAAGTAGTTCCTATGAGAACAGAGGTCAAAGTAAGGTCAGAAAATGTTTCATTTTGTAATGTCACAGTATTAAATGCAATGTTTTAAACTAGTCCTCTAATGGTCAGATTTGCTGTTACACCTTTTAAATTACACGTTACATCTACTATATGGTAATATTTAAAAGTGAACTGTTCCCACAAACCCTCTATTTCCTTTTCTGTAACTTTAAAACAGTCATAAATAGGCATCATGTACACGGTACAACTTCATTAAAATGTAGTTCTAAGTTCTCAGTGGAAGGTATATATCCTCTGTGACTGACTTAAGCATAATGACCCCATTTAGGACATCACTGACACAAATGAACTGTAAAGTAAACAGAGAGGTCAATAAAAGCAAATCCTTGCCAAAAAGTCTGTAGTTAGGGAATGCTCCGGTCCCGTGAATGTGTATGTTAATGTAGATTAAcgtgtatgtaaatgtatacaTTCACAGAATAACACATAATTGAGTTGAATAGATGGGCCCCATTAGGCGTGTTTCCTTTACCCTGGCTCTGGGACTTTTTTTGGGGAAGGTACTTTTGACCGGGCCGCGACTGGCCTGGTCCTCTCAGACGTTGTGTCTCCATTACAGTAATGGCCCTGTAGGCTATGGACATCGCGACACCGTCATCAAATCACGTCTGTTTACTCGGTTTGATATAGCTGTCACTTAAGTCATTTCTATACCAactaaagaaacgcaagcacccacatcataaGTGTATCTAGATTAACTATATACCAAACATGAAATTTTACCGTGACTAGAGGAGCTGTAAACAGCTTGTTGGCTTAGGTTGCGTGTACAAAACCGCTAACTAACATcactcattaggctacggtgcaAAACTTACCTAGCCAGGTCGTTTCAGGCTAAattaaatggtttattgtgtccgaaagtgttattggtatcacacacaagcaataccagcgatcttatccacctaaaatatttttcagtcttcatactgtaataatctaccaactgtgaaaatatcagaccctatttcgccttaattttaaaaaaaaaacgtaattgctcgtttcatttcataaatggactacaactacaagtgacgtgacacccttccacgacgttactcgcctggtttgtttattagcctgttagctagttggttagttagtagacaatcacacttactgccagctcttgtgtgagtaggagcacaacacaagttatcccaacataaagttaattaccacgcggtttacatcgctctctgttattacaaaaatatgtaaagccagcttGTAGGCTTAGGTTGCGTGTACGAaaccgctagctagctagctagcgaacgtcactcattaggctacggtgcaAAAGTTAGCTTGCCAGgtcggttaacaggctaaattaaatggtttattgtgtccgaaagtgtgtcttattggtatcacacacaagcaatgaggttagtttgtaacaacatacacgtttaaccacagtccttagcTTCCTAGCTAGCAAACCTTACTAGCCCTTGCCATTAACTTTCTATATGtactgtgctagctagctcAGTTTAGGCAAAGTGTAAAAGTATTACGTGTTGGaaagtgagttttattggcatcacacaagcAAGGACAACAGCGAAAAGCtctgttttgactaggagactggaagGACTAGAAGAGTTCTTTTGACGAGTAGAGTCAAGTAGATCGTCTTGTGCTTCTCATGTTGTGAAAAAATCGTCTAGCAAATCCTCACTTCAAATTTCGAGGTTGTTTGTCGTgatctgctgatgtcactgcGACAACCAATCTGCGCGAGGTAGCCACTAGTACcgcccatagacctaaaagcaACTCTACCGGGCCGTTTTTAGTACCTACCCTCCATCAGGTACTCCTTTAGTTCCTGTAAATGGCCCTGAAGACGGCCCTGTCGGACCGGCCCGGTCGGTGGAGACACGCGCACAGGGCGAAGTCCCTGAAAAACGGCCCGATAGTTCCGATAGTGGAAACACGCCTATAGTCAACGACCCGTATTACCTGATCCATTTATCTGAGTCAGTATCGGCTGGTTGTCTGATACCAGTATTGGAACCGTGCATCTCTAACGCAATATCGAGTAATCATCTCTCTCACctaaaatgtattatttattacactatattgattgactgattgcaCTAGTCACTTTCCACTACTTCAAGTctgctgtttctctgtgtttagTCTTGGATGTGGTGTTTGTGTCCTGTTGTTCATGTTGAACCACGCTGAAGTCAATTGTTCATGTTGAACCACACTGAAGACAATTTTCTGACATGTCAGATAATAAAGTTtttctgattctttttttttttaagtatatatttttgggctttttgcctttatttgtataggacagtggagagagacaggaagcaagtgggagagagagatagggtgggattgggaaatgaccgcaggccggactcgaacctgggtccccatgggtaCTCGGAccctgtagcctgttgcgccacagcgccccccaaagtttttctgattctgattctgattctaacCTCACACTCTGCTTCgccccgtcccccccccaccccaccccaccccaccccaccccaccctctccagGAGCCACTCGTTCCCGGCGAAGCGGAGACGCGTGCCGCAGCCGTCGCCCTCTCCCTCGCTGCGCAAGCGGAAGGTGCGCGTGCTGGAGGCCATGCTGGTGGAGCAGCGGAAGACGCGGCGCGCCGTGGAGGAGACGTGCCGCGAGGTGCGCCGCGTGGTGCAGCAGCAGAACCTGCTGCAGGTGCAGAGCCAGCAGCTGCAGGAGCGCATGATGAACCTGCTGGAGAAGATGGTGTGGCCGCGAGAGGCGCAGTCACCGGCCGCGGGCCTGAAGAGCTGATGAGCCGCCGTaccggggagggggagggggggggggggggacgacaaaGTACGGAGGCCTGGGAGGGACATGTAGAGCGCCCGCACAAGGCATCATTTTGCTGTGTACACATAGCCCTCACGTTGAGAGGGCGCCATACTCGCATCGTTTCAGTGTTCCGCAGCCAAGCCAAAGACTATGGGGACATTTCactacataggctacatttgttCTGCCTAACATTTGTTCCGTCACTTAAGGAACTAAAGGCCTAAATAAGGTCAGACCGTTACATTGGGAAATGTTGTTCCTGGAGAAAGACTGCATAGTATATCTGTGATTTGGAGGAGGGCAGTTCCATGGAACTTCTCATTGTTTCACTAATGTAAAGTTCACTAATGTATGTTAAACCACAATGATATACTGCTCCTGCAATTacattagcaaaaaaaaaaagacgatgTTTCTTTCTGTGGCATGCCAAAGCAAGTTTCTCTTAGATTCTCTCTGTTGACTGAAGGGTAGATTAAGATGCCTTTATTATCCACATAGAATAAATGGCTTAGGTTGTCTCTTACCACATTTTACTTTATCTGTTAACATACTATTTGTTATAAAAAATTATCTTTCTGAAACTCTTAGTGATGAGTCATTTCACTTTGTTTAGGTTGAATATGGATGACTAGAAAGACCAGATACACTTAACGTGCTTCTTTAGACTGAAGGTGACCTTTTTGACATCTTTTGAGAGGTTTAAAGGTTGTCCATAATCCATAAGCCGAGAGAAGAGGATGGGTTTTTTGTAAACAAGCAGATGACAGTCGTTTTCTGGGCAATTATCGCCTATACAGAACAGTTGGTAAATCCACGAAGAGGATTATGTGCCGACTCTGCCGAGTCGTTCGGTGTGAAGGAGAACATTATGTTTAGCATAAACAGACCACCGAACTAATTGCTTTCTCTAGCGTGCCATTACAGTCGTTTTCTGGGCAATTATCGCCTATACAGAACAGTTGGTAACCCCACGAAGAGGATTATGTGCCGAGTCGATCGATGTGAGGGAGAACTGTACATAATGTTAAGCATTAAACAGAATACCGAACTAATTGCTTTCTCTAGCGTGCCATATTATGACCACTGCGCGCGTTTCGCGCGGTCCTTCTTAAAAACCTGTTGGCTATTCAATTGtgccatgtagcctacataggctATATGTGATATGCCTGCTTTGCgcaattaggcctacatacaacACGTGGCTTTTTATTTCCATTGGCTGTTTCAAATAAAGCAACTTTATGGCTACTACCTGACCAACTGACCTTACTTGTTTATCAAGGTACATTTGAGTCGTTACTGTACTATGACCAGACCATGCTGTTCTTCCTTCCGGGTATTAGGATCAGCACTCGGACGGTGAGGTGTTTCATTCGTGATTAGTTTAGGGAACGCACGCACATTCATGCATCGGTAACATTTTTGCAGCGTTTAAATACATTGACTCTTCACAGTGCTACAGTTGTGGCACGCTCGGCTCAGTTGACCAGTATTCCATGTGGCATTTCAGCTCGAGTGCCCGCTACGTCACATGGCATAAGTGTTGACCAATAGCTGTGAGGCGTTGATTTGAACGTTGAAGGTGATGGATGGTTGCTTCAGCAAATGAAAAGTCCCCCTTGGTTTGCAAACGTTGGGGTGCCATAGTTACTAAGAAAGACGCTTTTGTATTCCACCAACAATAGTAAATGGAAGCGGTTGAGCCTCTGGTTGAGCTGACGGCATATGGAATTCATTGCAGCTAGAAGGGAAAGTTCGAAAAAAAAGTGAGTATTTGCGATAATAATTGTAAAGCATTTGATATGAGTTTTGCATTGTATGTCTATGCATAGCCTACTGTGAGTATGTGAATTTAATTTAAATCTGAAAACAAATCTTAGAAGAACATACTCGAACAACTAAATTGACAGCTTGAGAATCATTCTAAAATGATTTTAAAAAGCTCTACAGAAGACGTTTGACCAAAGAAATACATGGTAGATGAGGGCAATTATTCAGTCCGAGATTAAAacttttgtagcctacagtttttttaaaatgtgtacaGTTGTTGACAGGCGTCATAAAACCCTGTCTTTTGAACACACGTCACTGGGCATGTTTTGCCTAACACCAGCAATTCAAGAGTTTTTGACGACAACTGTCTGATTATTGTATGACTTAATACTTTTGAGATTTACTGACCATATACTAAGCATTCAAatgttttgaatgtgtttttttaaggAAAAGGGCTTTTCCTCCAGGGGCAATAATCTTTGTTTTTATTGCTCAGGTTGTTTCCTCCCCTTTTTCCACGGGTATGTCAGGGACTACTTTTGGAACAATAATTTCCTTCTCTGAAAAAGTTATTATTTATGCTATGCATTTGCAATATCAATAAGGCTTAGCAAGCAGGCAAATGCCTTGACCCATTAGTGAATAATCAAAGAACCATGAAGAACCATGAACTAATGAATGATCAAAGATTGAATAAATGTGTGAAATTCAAACTTATTTGTAATGTTAAATCAATTTTAACTGATATATTCGGAGTCCTGATAATGAAATGTTCTTCAATGCTCTCCCCATCACAGGAGTGCACTTTTGTCCAGTCTGTGTGTCTACAGCATGGCTGGCCAACATCTTTACCACCGCTGATCCCCTCTAAGCCCCTAAAGCACagcactcgctcacacacacacacacacacacacacacacacacacacacacgcacaccactgTCTCCGTCCTATCCTCTCCAAGACACCCAACCAcccagtcctcacacacactcccacccacacacacacacacctacctacacacactccgGGCTAACTTTTACCAGTTCACCCCAACTTCAATTCCGGAGATGAGGGTCCCGGGCCAGGCCGCGATGACCCGCGGCGGATGGCTGGACCCGTGTGGGCAGACGGGTGTGAAGCGGGTGGAGATGGCGCGGGGCCGGGCCGGCTACGGCTTCACGCTGGTGGGCCAGCGGCCGTGCCTGCTGAGCGGCATCGTGCGCGGGAGCCCCGCCGAGGTGATCGGACTGCGGCCCGGCGACCGCGTGCTCAGCGTCAACGGCACGGACGTGACGGACGCGCCGCACGAGACCGTGGTCAAGCTCATCGGCTCGTTCGCCGGCAACCTCAGACTCGTCGTGGACGACGGCggcggagaagaagaagaagaagaaggtggATGTTGGGAGGGAGCCGGGGCGGTGCCCCTGCCGTCCCCCTTACTGGCCGACGCCTGGTCCAGCGACGAGGAGCTGGTCGTCCAGAGCGCTGACCGGCGGGGGCTGTGGCTAAAGCCGAACAACGCCAGCGAGATCGTCAAGGTGCCCGCTCACCAGCCTTGCCACCCTTTCAAAGTGCCAAAGAACAACCTGACCAAAGAGAGGCCGGTTTCGGAGCCCGACTTGTCCTACTTCGCCCGCTGGGGGCTGGTGAAGAGCAACCCGGACCTGCTGTCCGACTTCGAGACGGCCGCGCTCACCAGCAGCGACTCGGTGCTGGCCGAGTCGATCCAGAGCCTGGACAATCTCTCGCTGGACAGCCACACGCTGAACGTGGCCATGGTGGTGGGGTACATCAACACCTCGCCGCTGGACATGGCGGCCGCGTCGTCGGCCtcgtcggcggcggcggcgagggGCGAGGTggtggacgaggaagaggagcggCTCCGCTGCGTCCACCGCTGCATCACGCAGGTGAGCGTGGAGCAGAGCACGCACTCGGTGGTGATGATGCACGTGCTGTGCGACGGCGTGCAGCTGTGCGACGACGCCGGCGCCACCCTGGCGTCCTACCCGGCCGAGCGGCTGGTGCTGGGCGCCCTGTGCCCGGAGGACCCGCGCTTCTTCGGCCTCGTCACCATCGACAGCTCCGACGGCCCGCCGCCGCGGACGCTCTGCCACGTCTTCTTCGTCGACCCGGAGCTGTACCGCCACGAGGCGCACGACAGCATCCGGGCGCACT belongs to Sardina pilchardus chromosome 16, fSarPil1.1, whole genome shotgun sequence and includes:
- the msantd1 gene encoding myb/SANT-like DNA-binding domain-containing protein 1, with protein sequence MASDDGVSYIVPGFAEKHRRARNWTDSEMKALIYVWEEFYGALKGSKRNAKIYEKMGNRLYEITGEHRHREEIKMKITNMSFQYRKLKHTTNGEGSSDWPYYKMIERILTKPPASGKAEPLDPQQAGPSTEDPEVSGPVPGASPVHGFIPEYTGSSDEKDLVDDDELSDSSVSLHSADSRSHSFPAKRRRVPQPSPSPSLRKRKVRVLEAMLVEQRKTRRAVEETCREVRRVVQQQNLLQVQSQQLQERMMNLLEKMVWPREAQSPAAGLKS
- the LOC134059585 gene encoding regulator of G-protein signaling 12-like, whose amino-acid sequence is MRVPGQAAMTRGGWLDPCGQTGVKRVEMARGRAGYGFTLVGQRPCLLSGIVRGSPAEVIGLRPGDRVLSVNGTDVTDAPHETVVKLIGSFAGNLRLVVDDGGGEEEEEEGGCWEGAGAVPLPSPLLADAWSSDEELVVQSADRRGLWLKPNNASEIVKVPAHQPCHPFKVPKNNLTKERPVSEPDLSYFARWGLVKSNPDLLSDFETAALTSSDSVLAESIQSLDNLSLDSHTLNVAMVVGYINTSPLDMAAASSASSAAAARGEVVDEEEERLRCVHRCITQVSVEQSTHSVVMMHVLCDGVQLCDDAGATLASYPAERLVLGALCPEDPRFFGLVTIDSSDGPPPRTLCHVFFVDPELYRHEAHDSIRAHFGFQCTADPDSDASSGCLEFPQSPTGVLQFVSVLYRDMGDFVERLRARAERDGEDDQPISTRHSGSGDSGIGNVSPEETRGGGGHNALLSERWSLSMGHIPEHVPEHVWGDLRPLTPRHKLKQHHNNAFPGRARRCLLTDPLSGPPAALPDPVRVPPVGHDKTSPRPPPPPYPQDKAKTCHTFITPAVPNRRGSQRWPSVSIRARWQRSRPGDGAESATATAARPPASKSRTLPAGVSQIPANRFGDPNPDGLPPRAVTLYNEPVKKLFGWNQHNGHRNKDDREKLTDLGIIVWY